Genomic segment of Ewingella sp. CoE-038-23:
AAACGTATTGCCAGCATTGCTTTAGTGATGACCTTGGCAATGTCAGTCACTGCTTGTGGCAACTGGTCTAAACGCGACCGTAATACCGCCATTGGTGCGGGTGCCGGTGCATTGGGTGGTGCAGTACTGACTGATGGCAGTACTTTAGGGACATTAGGTGGTGCAGCAGTCGGCGGGATCGTAGGACATCAGGTCAGTAAATAGTAGTAAAGAATGGTTAAAGCAGAATAAAGGATTAAAACAAAAATAGGTTGTTTGCTTTTTTCAGGTCTTTTTAATTTGTCTTCTACTAAGAAGACAAACCGGTATTCTCAAGATGCTGCTTTGATGAGAGAGCAGCATTTTGGCAATCACGTTTTTAATTTGTCTTTCCGGGTGAAATCGGCAAAAAATAAAATTTTTGCCGATTTAGCGATGCGTCTAAAATGCAGACAATATCAGCCACCGGCTAATTTCACCTTCATGCCTTTGGCTTCAAGCAGCTGTTTGAGCAAATCCCGCTTATCCCCCTGAATCTCGATCACCCCCTCTTTCACCGAACCGCCGCAGCCGCACTTCTTCTTCAGCTCAGCAGCCAGTTTCTCCAGATCGGCGTCATCACCGTCTACGCCGGTGATCAGGCAAACGCCCTTGCCTTTGCGCCCGCTGGTCTGGCGCTGAATACGCACAATACCGTCACCTTTCGGGCGTTCTACTTTGGCTTTTGGCTCATCAATTCGGCCGGTATCTGTGGAGTACACCAGACGGCTGTTATCATCATTTTTCATCGGCTGGCCTTAACGCAGTGAAGCGCGAATATCACGCAGGGTCTGAGCAGGATCGGCGGATTGGGTGATCGGACGCCCAATCACCATATAGTCGACGCCCGCCGTCAGTGCCTCAACGGGAGTCATCACGCGACGCTGGTCGTCGGCTTTGCTGCCCGCCGGGCGGATCCCTGGCGTCACCAGTTTAAACTCTTGCCCCAGCGCGGCTTTGAAACGGCTGGCTTCCTGCGCGGAGCACACCACGCCGTCCAGGCCGCAGTCGCGTGTCAGGCGCGCCAAACGCTCGGCGTAGTCCGCCGGAGAGAGTTGAATACCTAGATCAGCCAAATCGCTGCCTTCCATGCTGGTCAGCACGGTGACGGCAATCAACAGGGGCGCGTCGGCCCCGAATGAGGTTAACGCCTCTTTGGCGGCAGTCATCATGCGTGCCCCGCCGCTGGCGTGAACATTCACCATCCACACGCCGAGATCGGCGGCGGCAGCCACCGCGTGGGCGGTAGTGTTAGGAATGTCGTGGAATTTCAAATCGAGGAATACGTCAAAACCGCGTGATTGCAGGTCTTTAACGATTTGCGGGCCGAAGTGGGTGAACATCTCTTTACCCACTTTTAGACGGCAATCGCGCGGGTCGATGCGGTCGGCAAAGGCCAGCGCCGCCGACTTATCGGCGTAGTCGAGAGCAACGACAATGGGTGAGGATTTTAAGTCATTGTTATGGATATTATTTTCAGACTTCATGTCGTCAACCTCTTGTCAGTTTTTAAGGATATCGGGCTAAGGCAAATTCATCAGTGGAAAAAGCCGCCCGCATTTTACCTGTCATCTCCCCTAAATCCCAGTCGCGCGTTGTGTTACATTTTTATGAATTATTTGTTACACACTAGACAGCTTAACTTTGCTGACATAGCGTAAAGCTTTAGGCTGAAGGAAATAGAATAAAATGAGCGAGATATCTACCCTGACCATCAAGATACCTGTGGAATTAAAAGAGTTAATTCGTGCCGCAGCGGCTGAATCAGAGCGTTCATTAAGTGCCGAAGTGTGCGAGCGCCTAGAGGAAAGCTTTGCACCGAAGGGGAAAAAGGCCGCCAAAAATCCAGAACATGAAATCGACAACCAGCACACCAGCGAAAACACCGAACCGGCGCTGACTCAAAAAGAGATCAAAAAACTCCGCACCCTGCTGGTCTCCGTTCGCAAGACCATCAGTAAGAAGAAGTAGTCTTTATAGGTAGCAACATAAGCAGCAATGCCGAAGGCTCCTCAAAATCATTCGAGTTGTATCAAGGCGGCAATTGAACGAAGCCCCAGGAGCTGACATTAAGTCAGTGACTGGGGTGACAAATCTGCCGGGAGCAGATTTGAACGCTGCTCGCAGCGGCCCCGAAGGGGTGAGGCCCATGGACGGGCCGAATAACAGAGGAAGCCAACACAGAGACAATACAAAGGACGACGAGGATTTTATTGGCCGTCGAGACCACGGATAGGCTTGATGGTCGACCAAGCACGGCAAGACGGGCAATGCCAATACAACGAATGCGCGGTAAACCCACACTTATGGCAGCGATAGCGCGGCTTAGTGCGGATCTGCTCCCCTACCATGTCACGCAGTAAGACCAGACTCTCCTTGGCACGCCCCTCTTCTGCATCCGCCAGATGGTAATCCATCAGGTGATGGAACACGCGCATGGTCGGATGGCGCTGAAGCTGGCGGTTGATGTACAACTGCGCTACTTCGCGGCCTTCGGCTTGCTGGATTATCTCAGCCAGAATCAGCTCGGCGCTGGCGCCGGTGTTTTCATCCACGCAGCGTTTGAGGAATTCAGCCCACGCCTGCAGCTGGCCTAAGTGCTGATAGCACTCTTGCAGCATCGGCAAGGTTTCGCTCACCAGCTCTTTATCCTGCTCCAGCACGCGTTTTAAGGCGTCGGCGGCCTTAGCGTAGTCGCCCTGAGCCATCAGGATGCGACCCTGCATGATCGAGACGCGGGCGCAGAGTTTGTCGGCCGAGGCGGCTTTCTTCAGCAGGCCGGTGGCTTTATCTAGGTCGTCGCTGGACATGGCTTGCAGCGCTAGTTCACACCAGAAATGGGCAATCTCTTTGCGGCGATTGTCTTTACCCAGCTTAACCAGACGCTCGGCCACCTCGATGGCGCTTTGCCAGTCGCTGGTCGCCTGATGAATGACCAACAGCTGCTCCAGAGCAAAGACTTGGTAGTCCTGCTCTTTCACCAGCTGGTTGAACATGTCTTCTGCGCGGTCATACAGCCCGGCAGCCATGTAGTCACGGCCCAGTTGCTGCACGGCAAGCAGACGTTGTTCGAAGGTCAGCGAGGCGCTCTCCATCAATGACTGATGGATGCGGATGGCGCGGTCAACTTCACCACGCGAACGAAACAAGTTGCCCAGCGTTAAGTGAGCCTCGACGGTGCTGCTGTCCTCTTTAAGCATTTCAAGGAACAGGTCGACGGCTTTATCTTGTTGGTTGGACAGCAAAAAGTTAACGCCCGCCACGTACTCACGCGACAGGCGGTTAGCATTTTCCTGTTTATCCTGCTGAGAACTTCTGCGCCCCATGTACCAGCCATAGGCGGCCGCAACGGGCAACAACAGAAACAGCAGCTCTAACATAAAGGATTATTCCTTACTGATAACAGTAGGCGTGACAGTGGGAACAACCACAGGTTCAGGTTCGATTTGCTGTTCCAGACGCTTGATTTTACGCTGAGCGCGGCCTAGAGACAGGCGAACGCGCAGATAGAACAGACCACAGATCACCCAACCCAGCACGAAGCCGGTCGCAAATAGCACAGCCAGCAGCGTGGAGACGCGATAGTCGCCCTGCGCCAGCAGATAATTGAAAGTTACCACCTGATCGTTGTGGGCGCCGAGGGTGATGGATATCACCAACACGACCAACACAACTAAAAATATCAGCAAATATTTCACATTCATTCCTGTAATGCCGGATGTACCGGATGAATTATGCCAAAAATACGCGTCCTAACCTAATAAGTTAGCATTTCCAAACAAAGCTGGGAAATGCTCAGAACGGATAAAACCGACTTAGGATAAACTTCAGACAAAAGCGTAGCATAACTCCCTATTTGGCCTAGCGCCCCACAGTAAAAAGGGCGTGATAGTTAATATATGGGGACGCCACTCCCCGGTTAAAAGGGTAAACGGCCAGTTGTTGCCCTGCGCCGTCTACCCTGAGGGGCTATTTTGTCTCTTCGGCCTCGCGCTCGGCTATCTCGCGCTGCTCTGCCGGAGGCGGCTTGAGTGGCCCAATAAACCTTTCCGTCAGCCAACAGGCGATGATCACCAGCACCGCGCTTATGGCGGTAGAGGCCATCAAGTCTCGCGGCCAGTGCATGCCGAGCATCAAACGGCTGCCCATTACAATTACTGCCCAGGCCATCATAAAGGCCACGGTTTTGAAGTGGCGACGCGGCCAGAGAATACCCAGAGCCAGCAGCGCCCAGGTAGCGGCGAACATGGTGTGGCCCGATGGGAAGGCGTAGCCAGTGTCACTCTGCCAGCTCTTTTTCAGCCATTTCGGCAGGTCGCTGTCATCCCCCAGCAAGGCTTTCACCTCTTTGCCCCGCTCCTTGCCTTTCATGGCGTAGAACTCCAGCACGTCCATCTCATGAGAAGTGCCCAGCCATGCCACATAAGGGCGCGGCTCCTTGACCTCTGCCTTGATGAAATCCTTCACATACTGGCCGATGACAACGGACGCGCAGAGAATAACCACCAGCATTACCGCCGCCTTGAGCCGGAAACGCAGGCACCACAGGAACCAGGCGCAAAACACGAGGGTGGTGAGAATGCCCCAAGGCTCACTCACGGTTTCCGTCACCCAGAACAGCGGGCGCAAAATGTCCGGATTCATCCCCGGCGTCCATAACCATCCCGAAGCCCACACGACGGCGGGCATGGCCAATAGAATCACTGTGCCTAGCAAGACACGTCTGACAATGTGATACATAAGCATCCTTAAACAGCCAAAGAATCGCAGTGTAACAATCTTGTTACTGCTTAACATCTAATAAGAAAATCGGCTTTTGCTGCGACCGATAATTCATAACTTATGACGTAATCATTCAAATATTCGCGCTAAGCGCCGCTGCGATTTGTGGCAGAATATTCATAGGATTGTTGCAATCTCTGCTGTCGCTGAGATTTTTACTGGTCAATCCGCGCATTGGAACGTAGCATGCGCAACAATAAATAAAATACTGAACGTTAATAAACACTCTATCACCCTCACCTGCGACCCCGCGCTAAGATTGCGATGAAATGACGCAACCCGGCATGAAAGATGAGGAGTTACTCAGCATTATTCGCGCTGCGGCAAGGCAGTAACCGAATGAATGAGAGTCGCTAACGCAGCCCCAGCGTGAAGGATGAAGAGTATTGGAGTATAAAATGCAGCTGAAACGTGTGGCAGAAGCCAAATTACCTACACCATGGGGTGATTTCCTGATGGTGGGTTTCGAAGAACTGGCAACCGGTCACGACCATCTGGCACTGGTTTTTGGTGATATTACTGGCGACACGCCGGTACTCGCTCGCGTTCATTCCGAATGCCTGACGGGAGACGCGCTGTTCAGCCTGCGCTGTGATTGTGGTTTCCAACTGGAAGCCGCGCTAAATCATATCGCCGAAGAAGGACGTGGCATTCTGATGTACCACCGCCAGGAAGGTCGTAACATCGGTTTGCTGAACAAAATCCGCGCCTATGCATTACAAGATAAAGGCTACGACACCGTAGAAGCCAACCACCAGCTAGGCTTTGCCGCCGATGAGCGTGACTTCACCCTGTGTGCCGATATGTTCAAGCTGCTGGGCGTCCCTGCCGTTCGCCTGTTGACCAACAACCCGAAAAAGGTCGAAATCCTCACCGAAGCCGGGATCAACATCGTCGAGCGCGTGCCGCTGATCGTCGGCAAAAACCCGAAAAACGAACACTATCTGGCAACCAAAGCCGCCAAGATGGGCCACCTGTTAGAAAAGTAATCTTGGTTTAGGTTGAATGCTAAAAAAGCCCCTTACGGGGCTTTTTTCATTTCATCGCCAAACTGACGGGACTTAGAGCATTTTGCGGATCACATAGTGCAGGATGCCGCCGTTCTCGAAGTAGGTCAGCTCATTGCCGGTGTCGATACGGCAACGGGCATCGACGGTTTCGACATGGCCGTCGGCGAAGGTGATTTTAACTGGCACCGTCTGGCCCGGCTTGAGGGACTGCATACCGCTGACGCTGATGGTTTCGTCACCCGTCAGTTTCAGCGTTTTGCGCGTCACGCCCTGTGGGAATTCCAGTGGCAGGATGCCCATGCCGATCAGGTTCGAACGGTGGATACGCTCGAAGGATTCGGCAATCACCACGCGAACGCCCAGCAGGCGAGGGCCTTTCGCTGCCCAGTCGCGGCTGGAGCCGGAGCCATACTCTTTACCGGCGATAACCGCCGTCGGCACGCTTTCATGCTGATAACGCATGGCGGCGTCGTAAATCGCTAACTGGTCCTGAGACGGAATGTGGCGAGTGAAGCCCCCTTCCACGCCCGGCACCATTTCGTTGCGAATACGAATGTTGGCGAAGGTCCCGCGCATCATCACTTCATGATTACCACGGCGAGAACCGTAGGAGTTGAAGGATTTTGGCGGTACGCCGTGCTGCTCTAAATAGCGTCCTGCCGGGCTTTCAGCCTTGATATTCCCCGCCGGGGAAATGTGGTCAGTGGTCACCGAGTCGGCCAGTATCGCCAGGATACGCGCGTCTTTGATGTCCTCTACCGGGTCCGGTTGGGCTTTCATGTCGCTGAAGAACGGCGGATGGCGGATGTAGGTAGAATCTTCCTGCCACGCGTAGGTTGGTGTGCCTTCGACCTTGATAGCCTGCCAGTTGGCGTCGCCGTTGAACACTTCGGCATACTCTTTGTGGAACATGTCGGTTTTCACCTGCTCCACGGCTTTGGCAATCTCATTGGCTGACGGCCAGATGTCTTTCAGGTAGACCGGCTTGCCGTTTTGGTCCTCGCCCAGAGGATCATGGGTCAAATCAACCTTCATGTTACCCGCCAGCGCGTAGGCCACCACCAGCGGCGGAGAAGCCAGCCAGTTGGTTTTAATCAGCGGGTGAATACGCCCTTCGAAGTTACGGTTGCCGGAAAGCACCGCGCCCACGGTCAGGTCGCCCTCTTTGATCGCCGCCTCAATCGGGTCAGGCAGTGGACCTGAGTTCCCGATACAGGTGGTACAGCCGTAGCCGACGAGATTGAAGCCGAGCTTTTCCAGATGCGGCATCAGGCCAGCGGCGTTGAGGTAGTCGGTCACCACTTTCGAGCCGGGGGCCAGCGAGGTTTTCACCCAAGGTTTACTGGTTAAGCCGCGATCCGCCGCGTTCTTCGCCAGCAGGCCCGCCGCCATCAGCACGCTCGGGTTGGAAGTGTTGGTACAAGAGGTGATGGCCGCAATGACCACCGCGCCAGTGGTGAGCTGGTGATGCTGGCCGTCGAGGGTGAAACTTTCAGACTGGCTCTGCTTGCCTTTGGCATTGCCGATTTCCAGCTCGGTCGCGGCATTGAAGGCTTTTGGCACATTCGGCAAGGCGACGCGGTCCTGCGGGCGTTTCGGGCCAGCGAGGCTCGATTCCACCAGCGACATGTCCAGTTCCAGCGAGCTGGTGAAGATTGGCTCGTCGCCTTCGTGACGCCACAGGCCCTGCGCGCGGCTGTAGGACTCGACCAGTGCAATTTGCTCGTCGCTGCGCCCGCTGAGTTTCATGTAGCTGAGGGTCACTTCGTCAACCGGGAAGAAGCCGCAGGTCGCGCCGAACTCAGGGGACATATTGGCAATGGTCGCGCGGTCGGCCAGCGGCAGGTCCGCCAGGCCGTCGCCATAGAACTCGACGAATTTACCCACCACGCCGTGCTTACGTAGCATTTGGGTGACCGTCAGCACAAGGTCGGTGGCGGTAATGCCTTCACTCAGTTTGCCGGTGAGTTTGAAGCCCACCACGTCTGGGATCAGCATGGAAACCGGCTGGCCGAGCATCGCGGCTTCTGCCTCGATACCGCCCACGCCCCAGCCGAGAATGCCGAGTCCGTTAATCATGGTGGTGTGGGAGTCGGTGCCGACTAGGGTGTCAGGATAGGCGACGGTGCGGCCGTCAATCTCTTCGTGCCAGACGGTTTGGCCGAGATACTCAAGGTTGACCTGGTGACAAATCCCGGTGCCCGGCGGGACAACGCGGAAACGGTTGAAGGCCTTTTGCCCCCAGCGCAGGAAAATGTAACGCTCGTGGTTACGTTCCATTTCGAGACGGACGTTTTCGTCAAATGCCTCGTCGTCGCCGAACTCATCCACGGTGACCGAGTGGTCAATAACCAAATCCACCGGGGAGAGTGGATTGACTTGGTCGACATTCCCACCCAGTCGCTTGACCGCCTGGCGCATGGCCGCGAGGTCAACCACGGCGGGAACGCCGGTGAAATCTTGCATCAGTACGCGGGCCGGTCGGTAGGCAATTTCGCGGTCGGCGTGGCCGGTTTTCTGCCAATCCACCAGCGCCTGTAAATCCTCTTCGGTGACAGTGTCACCATCCACGTTACGCAGTAAATTTTCCAGCAGGACTTTTAGAGATTTTGGCAGGCGTTGAATGTCACCCAGCTTTTGTGCCGCTTTCGGCAGGCTGTAATAGTGATATTCCTTATCGAGGGCTGCCAGCTTATCCTGACTATTCTTGCGAAGATCGGACGACATAGCTTCTCCTTTTTATAACGCTTATCTTTCAGACTTCTGTTCTTTCTCAATGCTTTTCAAGGCGTTTTTACCTCAAAAAGTGCAAAGCGGGTGAAAGACCAATAACCGGACGGTCAATAAGTCCACTTATAAAGATAACACAAATTCTGGTTAACATTTTGATAACAACACGAAGTGTTCATCACTTGCCGTATGCCACCCTGCTGATACAGGATGGCATACCCATCGTTCATGTCGCCGCTGCATTATAAAAAGCAGATGTTGGCCTGAGTTTAGGCTTGCAGCAGGTTACGCAGCACCTCTTCCAGCTCGGTTTCGCCAATGACGCGTTCTGACTTTGGCCCTTCGAAACAGATCCACTCTTGGTTAAAACCGTCGATCATCTGCATACGCGGTGACGGATACTGATGCCCCTGGGCGCGGAAAACGGCTTCCCACGAGTGGCGCTCGACCACTTCGGCCACCACCGGGCGACCCAGAATCTGCGCGAAGGTGCTGGCGATGTCGTTTGGCGTAACGCGGCGCGGCCCTTCCAACTCGACCACGCGCTTACCTTCCCAGCGCTGCTGGAGCAAATTGGCCGCCAGCTTGCCGACGTCGGCGGTGGCAATCATCGGCACGGGTTTATCCAATGGCTGAAGGTAGCTGTGAATAACGCCCGCGTCGCGCGCGGAAGCCACGTCCAGCGCGCAGTTTTCCATAAACCAGCCCGGACGCAGGAAGGTAACTGGCAGCGCCAACGCATTAAGCGCCTGCTCCAGCAACGTGCGCTGAGTCAGCAGGTTAGTTTGCGCCGCCTGAGCACCAATGGTGGAGAGGCAAACCACTTTTTCCGGCGAGGCCGCGCTGATGGCCGTGACGATAGCTTCGATGAAAATGCGCGCCGCCGGGAAGCCCGGAGCCGGGTCAAAATCTGAAGGCGGCAGGATGAAGACGCCGGTCGCGCCTTTAAAGGCTTCAGTCAGTGCCTTGGCGTCATCCATCTCGGCAATCGCGACTTCACAACCCAGAGCGCGCCATTTGTCGGCTTTGCTGGCATCACGCATCACGCCGCGAACAGGAAGGTTTTTGCTCAATAACGTGCGGGCAACCGCGCCGCCGACTTTTCCGGTAATACCTGTGATCACATACATTTGATAGCTCCTGTTTGCTGAGAAATAGCCTGATGCTAAATCAGTGAACGGGAGTATAGAGAAGTGGACTGCTTGACAGAATGCACGAATGATCAATACTTTGATGACTTAAAATCACCATTCAGTCACCAAGAGAATTTACCATGAGCTTTGATGGACGCCTGCTGTCGAATATCAGCGTATTAGCCGCCATTGTGCACAGCGGCAGTTTTGCGCGTGCCGCAGAAGCCCTGAACTTGTCCCCTTCAGGCGTCAGCCGGGCGGTGACACGGCTCGAAGGCAGTATCGGCGTGCGGCTGTTTGACCGCACCACCCGCGCCGTCACCCTGACCGATGAGGGGCGCACCCTGTATGAAGAGATAAGCCCGCTGCTGGCGGGCATCGGCGACGCGGTGAGCCTGGCGTCCGGCGCTTCTACCGCGGTACACGGTCGGCTGCGGGTCAATGTGGATACCTTCTTCTCGCGGCGCATTCTGGCTCCTCACATCCACTCCTTTATGCAGCGTTACCCGGAAATTGCCGTCGAGCTGGTCGTGCGGGATCAACTGGGGGATTTGGTGTCGGAAGGTTTTGATATCGCGGTGCGCTTCGGCCATCCGCCCTCTTCTTCACTGGTGGCGCGTAAGCTGCTGGAGACGCCCACCGCCACCGTCGCCTCGCCAGAGTATCTGCGCCAGCACGGCGTGCCGCAAAGCCCTAAGGACCTGATTCATCACGCCTGCATTCAGGTCAGAAGCTCTATGACCGGCCAGCCGCTGGAGTGGGAATATTCGCTCAAGGGGGAAGTGTTTCCGGCTAAGATTTCCAGCCGACTCATGGTGAATGAGTCCGGCACCCTGCTCGGTGCCTGTCTGGCGGGCGCGGGAATTGCGCGAATGAAAACCAGCGGCATTGAGGATCTGCTGGCCGATGGCCGATTAGTCGAGCTACTGACCGACTGGAAGGGGGAGAGCTTCCCACTGTACGCCCTCTATCCTTCAAGCCATCTGCCTCCCGCCAAAGTGCGCGCCTTTATCGACTTTGTGATGCAAATACTTAAAATAGACGAGGTGCTGACTACCTAAAGTCAGGCCCGCCCACCTTGCTGGCGGGCGGTTTATCTACCGGCGCAAGCCGCTGGCCATCATGGCGAAAGCCTCTTGGGCTTTTGGCAGATTTTCCTGCGGATTGTCGCTGGCGGCGACCCACAGCGCCGCGTTAAGCGCCGTGCCGCTGAGCAGCCGCGCGGCGGCTTCTACATCCACCGGCTTGAGCGTGCCATTCTTCACCATCCTCGCCACCGCCGATCGCGTGCCCTCAAGGCAAGCATTCTGGCTAGGCCACAGGGAAGGATCGCCGAGGAAAGCCGGACCGTCGAGCAGCACGATACGCTGAACCTCTGGATCGAGGGCCATTTTGATATAAGCCTCGCCTTCGGCCACCAACTGGCTCCAATCGTCTGGCGCAACACTGGCAATCTGCTTCGCCCGCTGGGCTATTTCCCCGTCCACCTGCGCCACCACCGCGGCCAACAGCCCCTTTTTATCGCCGAAGTTGTGATACAGCGCGCCACGGGTCAAACCGACGCTGGCGGTCAGTTCATCCATCGAAGCGGCGGCAAAGCCCTTTGTAGCAAAAGCCTTGCGCGCGGCGGCGATCAGCTTCTCACGGTTCTCTTCCATTGTTTCTGCACGACGTTTCGCGGCCATCATTCCTCAACTTAACATACGGAGTGTATGTTAATTGACATACGCCCCGTATGTGATTACATTCGCATACGAAGTGTATATTAAATCAAGGTTGTATTTTTCGCATCCCAACATTACTCCAAAGGAGGCAAAACCATGATGAACAATCAAGCAATCTTCCCGGCCGATCGCCATGCTCTTTATGAACAACACGGTTACTCCGCTGCCATTCGTTCCGGCGATTTGCTGTTTGTCTCCGGGCAAGTGGGCAGCCGCGCCGATGGCTCGGCGGAGCCTGACTTTGCGGCTCAGGTCAGACTGGCGTTCGACAATCTAAAAGCCACTCTGAGTGCAGCAGGCTGCGGGTTGGAGGATCTGGTGGACGTCACCACTTTCCACACGGATCCGGAAAAGCAGTTTGCCAGCGTGATGGAAGTGAAGAGTGAAGTGTTTCCAAGCGCGCCCTACCCAAACTGGACCGCAGTGGGCGTGAATTGGCTGGCTGGCTTCGATTTTGAAATCAAAGTTATTGCCCGTGTGCCGAGCAAAGTGCAATAAAGCAAAAAACTCAGCCCCGCATAAGCAGGGCTGAATGATAGGATTGCCGACTAAAACTGGGCTTATTTCACCGGCAGCTTGATGTCTTTGAACATCGCTTCGATGTCTTCATTGGAGCGCAGGGCGATGGCGGTATCCACCACGTCGCGCGTCAGGTGCGGGGCAAAGCGCTGGATGAAGTCATACATGTAGCTGCGCAGGAAGGTGCTGCGGCGGAAGCCGATTTTGGTGGTGCTGTAGGTGAAGATGTCGCGGGCGTCGACAGTGACCAAGTCTGGGTCTTGGATGGGGTCAACCGCCATGCTGGCGATCACGCCCACGCCCAGGCCGAGGCGCACATAGGTTTTGATCACGTCGGCGTCAGTGGCGGTGAACACAATGCGCGGGGTCAGACCGGCGCGATTAAAGGCGGTGTCCAGCTCTGAACGGCCGGTGAAGCCGAAGGTGTAGGTCACAATCGGGTACTCGGCCAGCTCTTCAATCGTCACTTTCTCTTTGCCAGCCAGCGGATGGTCCGGCTGCACCACGACCGCGCGGTTCCAGTGGTAGCAAGGCAGCATGATCAAATCGTCGTACAGGTGCAGCGCTTCGGTGGCGATAGCAAAATCGGCATTACCTTTGGAAACCGCTTCGGCGATTTGCGTT
This window contains:
- a CDS encoding LysR family transcriptional regulator codes for the protein MSFDGRLLSNISVLAAIVHSGSFARAAEALNLSPSGVSRAVTRLEGSIGVRLFDRTTRAVTLTDEGRTLYEEISPLLAGIGDAVSLASGASTAVHGRLRVNVDTFFSRRILAPHIHSFMQRYPEIAVELVVRDQLGDLVSEGFDIAVRFGHPPSSSLVARKLLETPTATVASPEYLRQHGVPQSPKDLIHHACIQVRSSMTGQPLEWEYSLKGEVFPAKISSRLMVNESGTLLGACLAGAGIARMKTSGIEDLLADGRLVELLTDWKGESFPLYALYPSSHLPPAKVRAFIDFVMQILKIDEVLTT
- a CDS encoding TetR/AcrR family transcriptional regulator, whose translation is MAAKRRAETMEENREKLIAAARKAFATKGFAAASMDELTASVGLTRGALYHNFGDKKGLLAAVVAQVDGEIAQRAKQIASVAPDDWSQLVAEGEAYIKMALDPEVQRIVLLDGPAFLGDPSLWPSQNACLEGTRSAVARMVKNGTLKPVDVEAAARLLSGTALNAALWVAASDNPQENLPKAQEAFAMMASGLRR
- a CDS encoding RidA family protein, which produces MMNNQAIFPADRHALYEQHGYSAAIRSGDLLFVSGQVGSRADGSAEPDFAAQVRLAFDNLKATLSAAGCGLEDLVDVTTFHTDPEKQFASVMEVKSEVFPSAPYPNWTAVGVNWLAGFDFEIKVIARVPSKVQ
- the cysB gene encoding HTH-type transcriptional regulator CysB codes for the protein MKLQQLRYIVEVVNHNLNVSSTAEGLYTSQPGISKQVRMLEDELGIQIFARSGKHLTQVTPAGQEIIRIAREVLSKVDAIKAVAGEHTYPDKGSLYVATTHTQARYALPNVIKGFIERYPRVSLHMHQGSPTQIAEAVSKGNADFAIATEALHLYDDLIMLPCYHWNRAVVVQPDHPLAGKEKVTIEELAEYPIVTYTFGFTGRSELDTAFNRAGLTPRIVFTATDADVIKTYVRLGLGVGVIASMAVDPIQDPDLVTVDARDIFTYSTTKIGFRRSTFLRSYMYDFIQRFAPHLTRDVVDTAIALRSNEDIEAMFKDIKLPVK